The following are encoded together in the Cyanobacterium aponinum PCC 10605 genome:
- a CDS encoding MraY family glycosyltransferase, translating into MAFTLTFLVGSFFLSLLLVFIIIQNFSKQLLDIPNERSSHVRPTPRGGGLGFIISFIVAILCLQFVPTLYFTVDPFLLVIILPLAIVGFLDDRLNLPSLVRYGVQLVTAILGVIHYGIFPQPWLTNIGLVGVIIAGILTVIGFTALINFYNFMDGLDGFVVSITIIQLSFIAFYLNQPIWWLLIGALFGFLWWNWSPAKIFMGDVGSTVLGAMIAIALIQVQDTTIAWSTLAITLPITADTIYTLIVRLRRKENIFQAHRTHIYQRLQQSGWSHRQVALTYSILTGAIALLIINLQVIGSWLSLMLVIGLIFFAQSYISRKTTKLN; encoded by the coding sequence ATGGCTTTTACTCTTACTTTTTTGGTTGGCAGTTTTTTTCTCAGTTTATTACTTGTTTTTATTATCATACAGAACTTTAGTAAACAACTATTAGATATACCTAACGAGCGTAGTTCTCATGTTCGCCCCACTCCGAGGGGGGGAGGATTGGGTTTTATCATCAGTTTTATTGTCGCTATATTATGTTTACAGTTTGTTCCTACTCTTTATTTTACGGTTGATCCTTTTTTATTGGTAATTATTTTACCTTTAGCTATTGTTGGCTTTTTAGATGATCGTTTAAATTTGCCTTCTTTGGTAAGATATGGGGTGCAATTAGTTACGGCGATTTTAGGGGTGATTCATTACGGTATTTTTCCCCAGCCGTGGTTAACTAATATTGGCTTAGTTGGTGTTATTATTGCAGGAATTTTAACGGTTATTGGTTTTACTGCTTTAATCAATTTTTATAACTTTATGGATGGTTTAGATGGGTTTGTGGTTAGTATTACTATCATCCAATTGAGTTTTATTGCTTTTTATCTCAATCAACCGATTTGGTGGCTTTTGATTGGGGCTTTATTTGGTTTTTTGTGGTGGAATTGGTCTCCTGCTAAAATTTTTATGGGAGATGTGGGCAGTACTGTTTTAGGTGCTATGATTGCGATCGCACTTATTCAAGTTCAAGATACGACGATTGCTTGGTCAACTTTAGCCATTACTCTACCCATTACTGCTGATACTATCTATACTTTGATTGTTCGTCTACGTCGTAAAGAAAACATATTTCAAGCCCACAGAACCCACATTTATCAAAGATTACAACAATCTGGCTGGAGTCATCGTCAAGTAGCCTTAACTTATAGTATTCTCACGGGTGCGATCGCACTTTTAATTATTAATTTACAAGTAATTGGTAGTTGGTTAAGTTTAATGCTTGTAATTGGTTTAATTTTCTTTGCCCAGAGCTATATATCCAGAAAAACAACTAAACTAAATTAA
- a CDS encoding HhoA/HhoB/HtrA family serine endopeptidase translates to MRISKSIGQFVSHLTAIIVGVALTFSGMSHLSAQTLVNDGIVAQIPTTITEDSFVARAVEKTGNSVVRIDTEKTVTRSFDPFFDDPFFRQFFGDQFRNAVPRERVVTGLGSGFIIDNNGVILTNAHVVSGADRVTVTLKDGRSFQGEVKGADEVTDLAVVKINPQGQSLPVASLGNSDQVKVGDWAIAVGNPVGLDNTVTLGIISTLNRPSSEVGILDKRIDFLQTDAAINPGNSGGPLLNAQGEVIGINTAIRADAMGIGFAIPINKAKQLQGTLVAGKEVPHPYVGIQMVNITPELARKNNQDPNTTFLIPEVEGVLVMRVLPNTPAEAGGMRRGDVIIKVDNQPIKDANQLQKIVENTSINQSLRFTVIRNQQQLQLSLKTAQMRTQQ, encoded by the coding sequence ATGAGAATTTCTAAGTCTATTGGTCAATTTGTCTCCCATTTAACAGCTATTATTGTGGGAGTTGCTTTGACGTTTTCAGGAATGAGTCATTTAAGCGCCCAAACATTGGTTAACGATGGAATAGTTGCGCAAATTCCTACCACCATCACAGAAGATAGTTTTGTAGCACGAGCAGTAGAAAAAACAGGTAATTCAGTCGTACGTATCGATACAGAAAAAACAGTAACAAGGTCTTTTGATCCTTTTTTCGATGATCCCTTTTTCCGCCAATTTTTCGGCGATCAATTTCGTAATGCCGTTCCCAGAGAAAGAGTTGTGACAGGATTAGGTTCTGGCTTTATCATTGATAATAATGGAGTAATCTTGACTAATGCTCATGTAGTAAGTGGAGCAGATAGAGTAACAGTCACTCTCAAAGATGGGCGCAGTTTTCAAGGAGAAGTTAAGGGTGCTGATGAGGTAACAGATTTAGCGGTGGTGAAAATTAATCCTCAAGGGCAAAGTTTACCCGTAGCATCTTTAGGTAATTCTGATCAAGTTAAAGTTGGAGATTGGGCGATCGCAGTTGGAAATCCTGTTGGTTTAGATAACACAGTAACTTTAGGGATTATTAGTACCTTAAATCGTCCTTCGTCAGAAGTGGGTATTCTCGATAAAAGAATTGATTTCTTGCAAACCGATGCCGCAATTAACCCCGGTAACTCAGGAGGTCCTCTATTAAATGCCCAAGGGGAAGTCATAGGTATTAACACCGCTATTCGTGCCGATGCCATGGGAATTGGATTTGCTATCCCCATTAATAAGGCTAAACAGTTACAGGGAACATTAGTGGCAGGGAAAGAAGTACCTCATCCTTATGTCGGTATTCAGATGGTAAATATTACCCCAGAATTAGCCAGAAAAAATAATCAAGATCCAAATACTACTTTTTTAATTCCCGAAGTGGAAGGAGTTTTAGTAATGAGAGTTCTACCAAACACTCCTGCGGAAGCGGGGGGAATGCGTCGAGGAGATGTCATCATTAAAGTGGATAATCAACCAATAAAAGATGCGAACCAATTACAAAAAATAGTAGAAAACACCAGTATTAATCAAAGTCTCCGTTTTACTGTCATTCGTAATCAACAACAATTACAGTTGAGCTTAAAAACAGCCCAAATGAGAACTCAACAGTAA
- a CDS encoding pentapeptide repeat-containing protein, with protein MTDIDLPKSCFIATEKLDNKGEKGEYLVWQSIKNIFVNHDILAYWRYPLFNTKNQRKEPDILIFEKKIGVIIIEVKAINIEQIVSINGHLWQYKNFYTNQGNPYQQAENQLFNVLDYFSTEPSLSQQIKGRVLIALPFIKSKAWQEKGFDKLPSNPPIIFANDLLNLDSLKEKIINTSTVVKGRELDSQQWKILLSIITGKSVIIPPTYRVLTKDNSRGKIINKLINYYYHLDLKQEIISKKNLNAVEGIKGTAGTGKTLLLCQKAAYFHLKYPEWKIAFIFFSRSLYEQIITLIDKWLRHFSNNKIGYNTFDKNLLILHGWGNKNQEGFYSLICHQTKSSKLRVNDTYSQSPNDSLAEVCCQLLENKKIPALFDLIILDEAQDFLSSRWLFQGKQPFLYLVYNALAPNYINGKERKKLIYAYDEIQCLNQIGETYQRGLFADILPSNHPSEKIYTLTNSYRTPKRIINTAFAINMGWCRPLGVLTMIKSAHSWQEMGYKLRGNLQSNNNISIERKNHKYIHPLDNFDRGEIINFQSFYSRQEELNYLAEKILYNLRYDGLRPSRQILVIVLGNGYESQIIENQCRDVLERNAISVYFPHQDNSRQFWQDGAVTVCNVYQAKGNEAFLVYIIGCDRIAKEEDNISLRNQLFVALTRSKGWVYLSGVGNYVMYSELKEVLAVKGDSFNLTLRNLPENIIKASEKEDLLKRFALGNRNFKYLCLSGESFKGCCLDNINLIGSNLEKINFQQTSLEKAKFINADLKDVDFRNANLKNAKFIGANLTRVNFDGANLTNVDFSDTKMI; from the coding sequence ATGACTGATATAGACTTACCTAAAAGTTGTTTTATCGCTACAGAAAAATTAGATAATAAGGGTGAAAAAGGAGAGTATTTAGTTTGGCAATCTATAAAAAATATTTTTGTTAATCATGATATTTTAGCTTATTGGCGTTATCCTTTATTTAATACTAAAAATCAAAGAAAAGAGCCAGACATACTTATTTTTGAAAAAAAAATAGGCGTTATTATTATAGAAGTAAAAGCCATAAATATCGAACAAATAGTAAGTATAAATGGACATCTTTGGCAATATAAAAATTTTTATACTAATCAAGGAAATCCTTATCAACAAGCAGAAAATCAACTTTTTAATGTTTTAGACTATTTTTCTACTGAACCTAGTTTATCTCAACAAATTAAAGGACGGGTTTTAATTGCATTACCCTTCATCAAAAGTAAAGCATGGCAAGAAAAAGGTTTTGATAAATTACCTAGTAATCCTCCTATTATTTTTGCTAATGATTTACTAAATTTAGACTCGTTAAAAGAAAAAATTATTAACACTTCTACAGTGGTTAAAGGAAGGGAATTAGATAGCCAACAATGGAAAATATTACTATCTATTATCACAGGAAAATCAGTTATTATTCCTCCTACTTATAGAGTTTTAACTAAAGACAATAGTAGAGGTAAAATTATTAATAAATTAATTAACTATTATTATCATTTAGATTTAAAACAGGAAATAATTAGTAAAAAAAATCTTAATGCGGTTGAAGGTATTAAAGGAACTGCTGGAACAGGAAAAACTTTACTTTTATGTCAAAAAGCGGCTTATTTTCATTTAAAATATCCTGAATGGAAAATTGCTTTTATCTTTTTTAGTCGTAGTTTATATGAACAAATAATAACTTTAATTGATAAATGGTTAAGACATTTTAGTAATAATAAAATAGGGTATAATACTTTTGATAAAAATTTGTTAATTCTTCATGGTTGGGGTAACAAAAATCAAGAAGGTTTTTATAGTTTAATATGTCATCAAACTAAATCGAGTAAACTCAGAGTTAATGATACTTATAGTCAATCACCTAATGATAGTTTGGCAGAAGTTTGTTGTCAGTTATTAGAGAATAAAAAAATTCCTGCTTTATTTGATTTAATAATTTTAGATGAGGCTCAAGATTTTTTATCGTCCCGATGGCTTTTTCAAGGAAAACAGCCTTTTTTGTATTTAGTTTATAATGCTTTAGCTCCTAATTATATCAATGGAAAAGAGAGAAAAAAACTTATTTATGCTTATGATGAAATTCAATGTTTAAATCAAATTGGTGAAACTTATCAAAGGGGATTATTCGCTGATATTTTACCTTCTAACCATCCATCAGAAAAAATTTATACTTTAACTAATAGTTATCGCACTCCTAAAAGAATTATTAATACTGCTTTTGCTATTAATATGGGTTGGTGCCGTCCTTTGGGTGTTTTAACTATGATAAAATCTGCTCATAGTTGGCAAGAAATGGGTTATAAGTTGAGGGGAAATTTACAATCAAATAATAATATTTCCATTGAAAGAAAAAATCATAAATATATTCATCCATTAGATAATTTTGATAGGGGAGAAATAATCAATTTTCAGTCTTTTTATTCTCGTCAAGAAGAATTAAATTATCTAGCAGAAAAAATTTTATATAATCTACGATATGATGGTTTACGCCCTAGTCGGCAAATTTTAGTAATCGTTTTAGGAAATGGTTATGAAAGTCAAATTATTGAAAATCAATGTCGGGATGTTTTAGAAAGAAATGCCATTTCGGTATATTTTCCCCATCAGGATAATTCCCGTCAATTTTGGCAAGATGGGGCAGTAACCGTTTGTAATGTTTATCAGGCAAAGGGAAATGAAGCATTTTTGGTTTATATTATAGGATGCGATCGCATCGCTAAAGAAGAAGATAATATTAGTTTAAGGAATCAACTATTTGTGGCTTTAACTCGCAGTAAAGGATGGGTGTATCTTAGCGGTGTAGGAAATTATGTGATGTATTCAGAATTAAAAGAAGTTTTAGCAGTTAAAGGAGATAGTTTTAATTTAACCTTACGTAATTTACCCGAGAATATCATCAAAGCCAGCGAAAAAGAGGATTTATTGAAAAGATTTGCCTTGGGAAATCGAAATTTTAAATACTTATGTTTATCGGGGGAAAGTTTTAAGGGGTGTTGCTTGGATAATATTAATTTAATTGGTAGTAACTTAGAAAAAATTAATTTTCAACAAACCTCCTTAGAAAAAGCAAAGTTTATCAATGCAGATTTAAAAGATGTTGATTTTCGCAATGCTAACTTAAAAAATGCTAAATTTATAGGCGCGAATTTGACTCGAGTAAATTTTGATGGTGCGAATTTAACTAATGTTGATTTTTCCGATACAAAAATGATATGA